One Desulfobulbus propionicus DSM 2032 DNA segment encodes these proteins:
- a CDS encoding tetratricopeptide repeat protein has product MKVVKRIIIMLSLSLVVLMLSFLLKNYVFDKAILHLKEENHEYALYYLKPLAFVGYSEAQKILGECFAFGHGVEKNKEKAKYWLRRAHDGSDCNSDRCIAADLYFIGENYLEGVGVEINREEAMNWIKMAADNGYPKAVEYMSQPRSPEAR; this is encoded by the coding sequence ATGAAAGTCGTCAAGCGAATAATCATAATGTTATCTTTAAGCTTAGTTGTATTAATGCTAAGTTTTTTATTAAAAAATTATGTGTTTGATAAAGCAATCTTACACTTAAAGGAAGAAAATCATGAATATGCTCTTTATTATTTGAAGCCATTGGCATTTGTTGGGTATTCTGAAGCGCAAAAAATTCTTGGTGAATGTTTTGCTTTTGGCCATGGTGTTGAAAAAAACAAGGAAAAAGCTAAATACTGGTTAAGACGTGCTCATGATGGCAGTGACTGTAACAGCGATCGATGTATCGCTGCCGATTTATATTTTATCGGTGAAAATTATTTAGAAGGAGTTGGTGTTGAGATTAATCGTGAAGAAGCTATGAATTGGATTAAAATGGCGGCAGATAACGGCTACCCCAAGGCTGTTGAATATATGTCTCAACCCCGGAGCCCTGAAGCTCGATAG